The Burkholderia pyrrocinia genome has a segment encoding these proteins:
- a CDS encoding DUF4209 domain-containing protein, with protein sequence MSDQRYSADLIVTAQDFTECGWKSSLADEEREGYFSMWQAFSSAAREASEDNRPSHGKALWLLADACSMMLSPKSLNEPFKPFMVMEGRRSVIPDDLSESDIAFYAEIVDAIDDAWLKARVADLVWLKQRPRNVQFALAAIDAYRLIPLDAETWVRGGRECWERAISLARMLKAGAGTRLAEMEKAILDAFNAAIKDSGFLGLWLADLLDSNALGRTHSSAIAQRLNALAVEFEGDGDLHRSREFFDAASRWFDRSGDEAKSAEMTVTVAEGWVKEAIARISSDQPSHMVAASFYEKAIQIYRSIPRSLRAVHKGDERIAELHRHMSDVGEKSLDELGAVKTPGVDISELVENARKSVAGKSVQDALFSFANIYQGARVDQVRTAAEKILQQSIFRRLAGSTHLSRDGRVIAKQPAAGFDNAPGSDDPALWAQMIHDYQILINIVVHGDIWPAHQVLLQEHRLREDDFIGLASQSPIVPRGRERLFGKALYAGFDRDFTVSMHLLAPQIEHMVRFHLKNAGVKTTNLDIDGIENENGLSTLMGLPETETVFGKDLSFEIKALFCDALGPNLRNELAHGLLDDDSFQSIHAIYAWWMGLRLVFNTFWNAARRTESDKGVEENNDN encoded by the coding sequence ATGAGTGACCAGCGTTACTCCGCCGACCTGATCGTCACGGCGCAAGACTTTACAGAGTGCGGCTGGAAAAGCTCGCTGGCCGATGAAGAACGCGAGGGCTATTTCTCGATGTGGCAGGCTTTCTCCAGCGCTGCACGCGAAGCATCGGAAGATAATCGCCCGTCACACGGAAAAGCTCTGTGGTTGCTTGCGGATGCATGCTCCATGATGCTGTCGCCGAAAAGCCTCAATGAGCCTTTCAAACCATTCATGGTAATGGAGGGGCGGCGTTCGGTGATTCCTGACGATCTATCGGAATCAGACATCGCGTTTTATGCCGAGATTGTCGATGCAATCGATGATGCATGGTTGAAGGCACGAGTAGCTGATCTCGTCTGGCTGAAGCAGCGTCCGCGAAACGTCCAGTTTGCGCTTGCGGCGATCGACGCCTATCGACTAATCCCATTGGATGCAGAAACATGGGTTCGTGGTGGCCGCGAGTGCTGGGAGCGCGCTATCAGCTTGGCTCGCATGTTGAAAGCTGGCGCAGGCACCCGCTTGGCCGAGATGGAAAAAGCAATTCTTGACGCCTTCAATGCCGCAATCAAGGACAGCGGTTTTCTCGGGCTGTGGCTAGCTGATCTATTAGATTCAAATGCCCTTGGTCGAACACATTCGTCAGCCATTGCGCAGAGGCTGAATGCGTTGGCTGTTGAATTTGAGGGGGATGGCGACCTTCATCGCTCCCGCGAGTTCTTCGACGCAGCAAGCCGGTGGTTTGATCGGTCTGGTGACGAAGCCAAATCAGCAGAAATGACTGTTACAGTCGCTGAAGGATGGGTGAAAGAAGCAATCGCCCGAATCTCGTCCGACCAACCCAGTCATATGGTCGCTGCTAGTTTTTATGAAAAAGCCATCCAGATCTACCGCAGCATTCCACGCAGCCTGCGAGCGGTACATAAAGGCGATGAGCGGATTGCCGAACTGCATCGGCACATGAGTGATGTTGGAGAAAAGTCACTGGATGAACTTGGTGCGGTCAAAACCCCAGGCGTAGACATCTCCGAGCTTGTTGAGAATGCTCGCAAGTCGGTTGCAGGAAAGTCAGTACAGGATGCCTTGTTTTCGTTTGCAAATATCTACCAAGGGGCTCGGGTAGATCAAGTTCGCACAGCGGCAGAAAAGATCCTGCAGCAGAGCATTTTTCGTCGTTTGGCCGGTAGCACGCATCTGTCGCGTGATGGTCGGGTCATTGCCAAGCAGCCAGCAGCCGGGTTCGACAATGCTCCTGGCAGTGACGACCCGGCGTTGTGGGCGCAGATGATCCACGACTATCAGATTCTGATCAACATCGTAGTGCATGGCGACATATGGCCTGCCCACCAAGTGCTGCTGCAAGAGCATCGCTTGCGTGAGGACGACTTCATTGGCCTGGCAAGTCAGTCCCCAATCGTGCCACGAGGCCGAGAGCGCCTATTCGGCAAGGCGCTCTATGCTGGCTTTGACCGCGATTTCACTGTGTCCATGCATCTGCTGGCGCCCCAGATAGAGCACATGGTTCGGTTCCACCTGAAGAATGCCGGGGTGAAAACCACCAATCTCGACATTGATGGCATTGAGAACGAAAACGGCTTGAGCACGTTGATGGGCCTGCCAGAAACGGAAACGGTATTCGGGAAAGACTTGTCCTTTGAAATCAAGGCACTGTTCTGCGATGCCCTGGGGCCGAACTTGCGTAACGAACTGGCTCACGGCCTCTTGGACGATGATTCATTTCAGTCGATTCATGCGATTTACGCGTGGTGGATGGGGTTGAGGCTGGTATTCAACACATTCTGGAATGCGGCACGGAGAACCGAAAGCGATAAGGGTGTGGAGGAAAACAATGACAACTGA